One Stratiformator vulcanicus genomic window, CGGCTTCAGCAATGTCGCGACGGTGCCTTCGGGCAGCTTGTCGAAAGCAGCGTCGGTCGGGGCAAAGACCGTGAACGGACCTTCGCCTTTGAGGGTCTCGACCAAGTCCGCAGCCTGCACGGCGGCGACGAGGGTCTTAAAGCTACCAGCCTTCACGGCGGTATCGACAATGTCCTTCTGGGGCGAACCCGCGAAGGCGGCGGTGGGAGCGAGTGCAATCAGAGCGGCGAGTGCGAAATAACGCATTCTGAGATTTCCTTGGGTTTCAAAGGTTTGTTTCTTCAGAGTTCACCGGTGAGTCATTTTGGCCGGGGAGTTATACGCACAACTCTCAAAAGTGGATGCAAAAAGCACAAATAATGTCGCAGGTCACCGAAATCAGGCACGATTGATCGGGGAATCCCTTACCCGATGGGCAGGTGTTGCTCCATGAATAGCTTCACGAATGACCGAAAACGGTCGGGAGCGACTACGTGAGGCTGTAGCGATTTCGGCCGAAAGTTTCCGTGAGTTCGCTATCTTAACGCTATCGATTTAATAACGTCGTCCACCGGAATCTGCTCTAGCGAACGAGTGCGATAATTCGATAAGAGTTCAGGCTTTCCGCACATCCCGACATGCATGCACAATGCATGAGAACAGCATCCGCGCCATGTTTCGATCAAAATCCGCAGCGCAGTCCGCATGGACGTCGATTCCGCTCATCGCCGTCATCAGTGCCGCGCTAACCGGCTGCGCGGGCGGACCGCCGCAACGCCCCGTGGCGTTCTACAGTGAAGATCCCGGACCTGATAAAGCCGTCGGCGGTGCCGCGGTCGGCGGCGCTGTCGGTGCCGTCACGGGGGCATTGGTCGGTCGTAATAACGGCGGCTCGGGCACGGGAGCACTCATCGGCGCTGCGACCGGGGCTCTCGCGGGCGGATTGCTGGGCAATCACGCCGACAAGCGCGAGCATCGCGACGCCGCAGTCCGCCAAGCCCAATTTGAACAGCACGCCCTGACAAACTTCGAACTCATTCGCATGACGCAGAGCGGGCTCAGTGACGAAGTCATCGTCAATGCTGTTTCCACCGAGGGAGGACGTTTCGATCTTTCCCCGAACGGCCTGATCATGCTGAAGCAGAACGGCGTCAGCGATGCCGTGATCGCCGGCGTTCAGCGAGCCGCCGCCGGACCGATCGACCCGGTCACCTACGTCGAACCGGTCGTCGTTGAACCGCCGCCGGTCGTCTTCGTCCGACCGCGCCCGCGACCCGGGTTGCACCTGCACGTCGGCCCCGGCCGTCCGAGGGGACGCTGCTGGTGACCCGAAACTAAAAGGTTTCGGGCGGGCACCACGTTAAGTTTCCTCTTCGGCCAAAGCGACAAAATGCTCCGTATGGTAGCCGGAATATAGCTGACCGGTCTTGTGGTCGGCGACGACGCAATGCCCCGGCATGTTCGTCAATTCGCCGAAGTACACGTAAACGCCCCCCTCAACGAAGGGGTACGTCCGGTGAAACTCGACCGGCAAGGCCTCGAAGTCGAATCTCACGAGTGTAAGTGGTGGGATGGGCCGGTCGGTCATTTTGACAACATCGCCTCCGACTCGATCAGTTGCGAATGCGATACCGAATAGCAGCCGCGATGAATTCTCGGCTCTTTATTCTAATCACTTGGTGCGGGACGTTTACCAGAAATTGGGCGGGCGCAACGACGGACAGAGCGTCGGGCAATTCTAATGACTCGTCATTGGTTTGAACCGCCGCCGAAATCGCATCCCCGATCCGCCAACGGATCGGGGCCAATTCTCTTTGCGGCCGCGGCTCTTCAACGAATGTCGATCGGTCGACGGTGCGGT contains:
- a CDS encoding fasciclin domain-containing protein; translation: MRYFALAALIALAPTAAFAGSPQKDIVDTAVKAGSFKTLVAAVQAADLVETLKGEGPFTVFAPTDAAFDKLPEGTVATLLKPENKKKLQSILTYHVVSGKVMAADVVNLSEAKTVEGSTVDIKVSNGTVMIDGAKVVTTDIKCSNGVIHVIDAVIMP
- a CDS encoding YMGG-like glycine zipper-containing protein, with the translated sequence MFRSKSAAQSAWTSIPLIAVISAALTGCAGGPPQRPVAFYSEDPGPDKAVGGAAVGGAVGAVTGALVGRNNGGSGTGALIGAATGALAGGLLGNHADKREHRDAAVRQAQFEQHALTNFELIRMTQSGLSDEVIVNAVSTEGGRFDLSPNGLIMLKQNGVSDAVIAGVQRAAAGPIDPVTYVEPVVVEPPPVVFVRPRPRPGLHLHVGPGRPRGRCW